From one Paroceanicella profunda genomic stretch:
- a CDS encoding DUF3768 domain-containing protein — MHMTVQPQPDRPDPTVIAVQNDAFRKLACLGVPPAQPIQGRMHVTRSLMEAGDGFMAEAVKATGEFATFEPENDPEGWHDFGAVEIRSETVFWKIDLYEADADFRYGAETPDNPATTMRVLTIMLARDW, encoded by the coding sequence ATGCACATGACCGTTCAACCCCAGCCAGACCGTCCGGATCCGACCGTGATCGCGGTGCAGAACGACGCGTTTCGCAAGCTCGCGTGCCTTGGGGTGCCGCCCGCGCAGCCCATCCAGGGCCGGATGCATGTCACCCGCTCGCTTATGGAGGCCGGTGACGGCTTCATGGCCGAGGCGGTGAAGGCCACCGGTGAGTTTGCTACGTTCGAGCCTGAGAATGACCCGGAAGGCTGGCACGATTTCGGGGCAGTCGAGATCCGGAGCGAGACCGTGTTCTGGAAAATCGATCTCTATGAGGCAGATGCGGATTTCCGCTACGGAGCTGAGACCCCGGACAATCCCGCCACTACCATGCGCGTGCTGACCATCATGCTGGCGCGCGACTGGTAG
- a CDS encoding DUF736 family protein, whose amino-acid sequence MFAGTLTRNVETAAAQYTGMIHSTRFDIAIQLEARAKMSERSPDFDVTAVNKSGRKVRIGTAWNETGNTSGNPYISMQIDVGLGPFRVNAVQTKEARAAQSGEFEIIPLVSNGLMKSGSISGELTAMDADNAFTGYIANMMFDLEFMLIENSYKSEETHPDYRIEVSSPRGTPIRVGSAWMAKSSRTGNDYLSLLINTPDGDLRVNAVQNEEQRGGQAFSIIPFIDSGEQPQDAGTGLSLVA is encoded by the coding sequence ATGTTCGCAGGAACCCTCACCCGCAATGTCGAGACCGCAGCCGCTCAGTACACCGGCATGATCCACTCGACGCGCTTTGACATCGCCATCCAGTTGGAGGCGCGGGCCAAGATGTCCGAACGCAGCCCGGATTTTGACGTGACGGCAGTCAACAAATCAGGCCGCAAGGTGCGCATCGGCACGGCCTGGAACGAGACCGGCAACACCAGCGGCAACCCCTACATCTCGATGCAGATCGATGTCGGCTTGGGCCCCTTCCGGGTCAACGCGGTGCAGACGAAAGAGGCGCGCGCGGCCCAAAGCGGCGAATTCGAGATCATCCCTCTGGTCTCGAACGGCCTGATGAAATCCGGCTCGATCTCGGGGGAGCTCACCGCCATGGACGCCGACAACGCCTTCACCGGCTACATCGCCAACATGATGTTCGATCTGGAGTTCATGCTGATCGAGAACAGCTACAAATCCGAGGAAACCCACCCCGATTACCGTATCGAGGTCAGCTCGCCCCGGGGCACACCGATCCGCGTCGGCTCGGCCTGGATGGCGAAAAGCAGTCGCACGGGCAATGACTACCTGTCGCTGCTGATCAACACGCCCGATGGCGACCTGCGCGTGAACGCCGTGCAGAACGAAGAGCAGCGCGGCGGGCAGGCCTTCTCCATCATCCCGTTCATCGACAGCGGTGAGCAGCCGCAGGACGCAGGCACGGGGCTGTCGTTGGTCGCCTAA
- a CDS encoding DUF6927 domain-containing protein — protein sequence MGWLFYTDGRVQTYVDEREEITRLCTFEGETRKTELVKACKVGSTWYAAARVTNLDGTAVEDATYVTDADGSITFGAVFLTRYDDGCWGYKDMEESAGPNVSRAPLGLIELLSDLKDPDSYAQDWRQRCRNWAAIPDYEEGDKIRLATPVTLTDGSTCQIVTATYYKRGRQKRRCYRIEETGGLVRLSKASLAGSELLSSAKGAASPVLAEFLAGRDA from the coding sequence ATGGGTTGGCTCTTCTATACCGACGGCCGCGTCCAGACCTACGTGGATGAGAGAGAGGAGATCACCCGGCTCTGCACTTTTGAGGGCGAAACGCGCAAAACCGAACTGGTCAAGGCCTGCAAGGTCGGCTCAACCTGGTATGCGGCGGCAAGGGTCACCAATCTCGACGGCACCGCTGTCGAAGACGCGACCTATGTCACCGATGCGGATGGCTCCATCACTTTCGGGGCTGTCTTCCTCACCCGATACGATGACGGCTGCTGGGGCTACAAGGACATGGAGGAAAGTGCTGGCCCGAACGTGTCTCGTGCTCCGCTTGGGCTGATCGAGCTCCTCTCCGACCTGAAAGACCCGGACAGCTACGCCCAGGACTGGCGTCAGCGCTGCCGGAATTGGGCTGCGATCCCGGACTACGAGGAAGGCGACAAGATCAGGCTCGCCACGCCCGTGACGCTCACCGATGGCAGTACATGCCAGATCGTCACCGCGACGTACTACAAGCGGGGGCGGCAAAAACGCCGCTGCTACCGCATCGAGGAAACCGGTGGGCTCGTACGCCTGTCGAAGGCCTCGCTTGCGGGCTCAGAGCTGCTCAGCTCCGCAAAGGGCGCGGCCAGTCCTGTGCTGGCGGAATTCCTAGCGGGGCGGGACGCTTAG
- a CDS encoding ParB/RepB/Spo0J family partition protein, giving the protein MTTSFAPLTVAIGDLVPHPANVRSNSPETYDPENIAHLKASIAVLGLLQPLLVQKLDGKYAVLAGGRRHAALKELVADKATKGFMAKTKVDCRLVPDDCDVTTALSLAENITQAPMNAIDEFEAFARMMEVDGQTPETIAKTFGTTVAAVKGRLRYGLIHPDIRAAARGKVITLDTMKAFAEHPSQEAQREVFEALTKDGGYLQAYTVRQALKSRGVQVSDDIGAFVRADYEARGGAVAADLLEEHSVLEDAALVETILLEKLGAAAEEARTRLGFAWADAMVRYDYATMADYGRVYPGPIEPDEAAQKRVDEITAELEKLQLEMEDEGLEDGAYNALYDRVDALEEEARDLQEAYSAEDLARSGVIASWQGGQITLHVGLVRQEDTVKEEGARGSSASPTGEEAPDAGEITYPASLAEDLKTERAMALGAAMALHPEATLDLTLFKLVSDVLASGMSVTQAIKIDARKEYRSHAKMDEIDETSLEQVAAAHDALDLSWLDDTRAPADQFAAFRALEAGEKAKLVAYATASTTQSCFTRDRQRDSLMHALEIEIMPDIRAHWTPNAALFNRFKKAWLLKILGEDLGLAQEAVTLASSSKKEIVAFCDKLFAEPFATLTDAQRAAVAAWCPPMMQTAGVACDEAEPAAETPEPDSEVAQAA; this is encoded by the coding sequence ATGACCACAAGCTTTGCCCCTCTCACCGTCGCCATCGGCGATCTGGTCCCGCATCCTGCCAATGTGCGCAGCAACTCGCCGGAAACCTATGATCCCGAGAACATCGCGCATCTGAAGGCCAGCATCGCTGTGCTGGGCCTGCTCCAGCCGCTCTTGGTCCAGAAGCTTGACGGCAAATATGCTGTCCTCGCCGGTGGCCGACGCCATGCTGCGCTGAAGGAGCTGGTCGCCGACAAGGCCACCAAGGGGTTCATGGCGAAAACCAAAGTCGACTGCCGCCTTGTCCCTGACGACTGTGACGTCACCACTGCGCTGTCGCTCGCCGAGAACATCACCCAGGCACCGATGAACGCAATCGACGAGTTCGAGGCTTTCGCGCGGATGATGGAGGTCGACGGCCAGACGCCCGAGACCATCGCAAAGACCTTCGGTACCACGGTGGCCGCCGTGAAAGGCCGGTTGCGCTATGGCCTTATCCACCCCGACATCCGCGCCGCGGCACGGGGCAAGGTGATCACGCTCGACACGATGAAAGCCTTTGCCGAGCACCCGAGCCAGGAGGCGCAGCGCGAGGTCTTCGAGGCGCTCACGAAGGACGGAGGCTATCTGCAGGCCTATACCGTTCGACAGGCGCTCAAATCCCGCGGCGTGCAGGTCAGCGACGATATCGGGGCCTTCGTGCGCGCGGACTACGAGGCGCGGGGCGGCGCCGTCGCGGCCGATCTTCTGGAAGAACATTCCGTGCTCGAGGATGCAGCACTGGTCGAGACCATCTTGCTCGAGAAGCTCGGTGCGGCTGCCGAAGAGGCCCGCACGAGGCTGGGCTTTGCCTGGGCCGATGCGATGGTGCGGTATGATTACGCGACAATGGCCGACTACGGCCGCGTCTATCCCGGCCCGATCGAGCCCGACGAGGCCGCCCAGAAGCGCGTGGATGAAATCACCGCCGAGCTTGAGAAATTGCAGCTCGAAATGGAGGACGAGGGGCTCGAGGACGGTGCCTACAATGCCCTTTACGACCGCGTCGACGCTCTGGAAGAGGAAGCCCGCGACCTGCAGGAGGCCTACAGCGCCGAGGACCTAGCGCGATCTGGGGTGATAGCCTCGTGGCAGGGTGGGCAGATCACGCTCCATGTTGGTCTCGTCCGCCAGGAAGACACCGTCAAAGAGGAGGGCGCGCGCGGCTCCTCGGCTAGCCCGACCGGGGAGGAGGCCCCGGACGCCGGCGAAATCACCTATCCAGCCTCACTGGCTGAGGACCTCAAGACCGAGCGAGCCATGGCGCTTGGGGCCGCGATGGCGCTGCATCCGGAAGCCACGCTCGATCTGACGCTCTTCAAGCTGGTCAGTGACGTTCTGGCCAGCGGCATGAGTGTCACGCAGGCGATCAAGATCGATGCCCGCAAGGAATACCGCAGCCATGCCAAGATGGACGAGATCGACGAGACCTCGCTCGAGCAGGTGGCGGCGGCGCATGATGCACTTGATCTCTCCTGGCTCGATGACACCCGCGCGCCCGCCGATCAGTTCGCGGCGTTTCGCGCGCTGGAGGCCGGCGAGAAGGCCAAGCTCGTGGCCTATGCCACGGCCAGCACCACGCAGTCCTGCTTCACGCGGGACCGCCAGCGCGACAGCCTGATGCATGCGTTGGAGATCGAGATCATGCCCGACATCCGCGCCCACTGGACGCCGAATGCGGCGCTCTTCAACCGCTTCAAGAAGGCTTGGCTCCTGAAGATCCTCGGCGAGGATCTGGGTCTCGCCCAGGAGGCGGTGACGCTGGCCTCGTCGAGCAAGAAGGAGATCGTCGCCTTTTGTGACAAGCTCTTCGCCGAGCCCTTCGCCACGCTTACGGACGCGCAGCGCGCTGCCGTGGCCGCCTGGTGCCCGCCCATGATGCAGACCGCCGGTGTCGCCTGTGATGAGGCGGAGCCCGCTGCGGAAACCCCCGAGCCTGACAGCGAGGTCGCGCAAGCGGCCTGA
- a CDS encoding TetR/AcrR family transcriptional regulator yields the protein MSDPTSRDRLIRAASNLFRQKGYSGVGLSEILKEAGLPKGSLYYHFPKGKQELAEAATRWAGAWLERLLDATFAQAESFDQGALMVCETISAEVASQTHVSACPVLSILQAAPLEPQLQITAQDVYGSWTKCIEKHAKRMGSPQPEEAAFSLHCKLQGAWVIAFAQQSNAAFTQLARELRAKI from the coding sequence ATGAGTGACCCAACGTCTCGCGATAGGCTGATCCGCGCCGCCTCGAACCTCTTTCGCCAGAAGGGGTATTCGGGTGTCGGCCTGTCGGAGATTCTCAAAGAGGCGGGGCTGCCCAAAGGGTCGCTGTATTACCATTTCCCGAAAGGCAAACAGGAACTGGCCGAAGCCGCGACACGCTGGGCCGGTGCGTGGCTGGAACGGTTGCTCGATGCGACCTTCGCGCAGGCCGAAAGCTTTGACCAAGGTGCGCTCATGGTGTGTGAAACCATTTCCGCCGAGGTGGCGTCACAGACACATGTATCAGCCTGTCCGGTGCTCAGCATCCTGCAAGCCGCCCCTCTGGAACCACAGCTCCAGATCACCGCCCAAGACGTATATGGCAGTTGGACAAAATGTATCGAAAAACACGCCAAAAGGATGGGGTCCCCCCAGCCTGAAGAAGCAGCCTTTTCCTTGCACTGTAAATTGCAAGGCGCGTGGGTCATTGCCTTTGCCCAACAATCCAACGCGGCCTTTACCCAACTGGCGCGGGAACTCAGGGCAAAAATCTGA
- a CDS encoding rhomboid family intramembrane serine protease produces MQRAKAVEGAVGTSTVANMMNRDHMRAFFRRAAALVAFVALLWAVHLLNWIIGYGLNPAFGLIPRHVSGLDGVIAMPLLHGSFAHLMANTPPLLVMGGLLVATTTRALLPVNAVVIGLGGGLVWLFGSSAIHIGASGLVFGWFGFLVARGFVDRSLITLGAALVVGVLYSSILWGVLPGQSGVSWEAHLFGAIAGAGAAFLIRTHVHAPRLGGVDLD; encoded by the coding sequence GTGCAGCGCGCGAAAGCCGTTGAAGGTGCTGTGGGGACGTCTACTGTCGCCAACATGATGAACCGGGATCACATGCGCGCCTTCTTTCGTCGCGCCGCGGCGCTTGTCGCCTTTGTCGCACTGCTCTGGGCGGTTCACCTCCTCAATTGGATTATCGGTTACGGCTTGAATCCGGCCTTCGGCCTGATCCCCCGTCACGTAAGCGGATTGGATGGTGTCATCGCCATGCCCCTCCTGCATGGAAGTTTCGCGCACCTTATGGCAAATACGCCGCCGCTCTTGGTGATGGGTGGGCTGTTGGTGGCAACGACCACGAGGGCCTTGCTGCCGGTGAACGCAGTGGTGATCGGCCTCGGCGGCGGACTCGTCTGGCTGTTCGGAAGCTCCGCCATCCATATCGGTGCGTCAGGGTTGGTCTTCGGCTGGTTTGGCTTCCTCGTCGCGCGCGGCTTCGTGGATCGCTCATTGATCACGCTGGGCGCGGCACTGGTGGTCGGTGTCCTCTATAGCTCCATTCTCTGGGGCGTTCTTCCGGGCCAATCCGGCGTCTCCTGGGAGGCGCATCTCTTCGGCGCCATCGCGGGCGCGGGCGCTGCGTTCCTAATCCGAACGCATGTACATGCGCCGCGCCTCGGCGGCGTCGATCTGGACTGA
- a CDS encoding strawberry notch-like NTP hydrolase domain-containing protein, producing the protein MSKPRSTLPNPVEFDANLASALAQICAEIAHQPLRSSALARIMRETFHGSDAGGAWDWRIAYDMMQAAAIQVLLGGDGAAGDIAAAKLLASRLLTETRRSEQQIRLQQFSTPLPFAALVLRAAAIRKGETVLEPSAGTGALAAFAAQTGATVVLNEIDPFRQRLLRAVFGGEVTGHDGEHIDDLLQSPVLPDVVVMNPPFASSVDRSRDKHIAAKHLVAAAKRLAPGGRLVAIMPPGFAPERDAAHWSRACGLLTPRLALTMPGQVYRKLGTSVETQLMVFDKVQEDGEMIRVPVRDLDEALAYVDAVAATRTEMRPVQQAAAIPNGRLTVPSSAPRKTAAAPVAASKPRANAVVPLTFTSFDIPRDNTPISDIYARYRPQRIEIAGAQEHPTPLVESIAMASVAPPMPSNTGRDDLRLPARLVEEGDLSEAQLETIIMAHDAHGRDLPGRFTIDDDQTKLTRADDDPDARAYRLGYFLGDGTGCGKGRECAGLILVNWLAGRRKAIWVSKSATLIEDAIRDWTDLGGSPADIQPVSKWKPDQSIPMGDGILFVTYATLRSAGKCGTTRLSQILAWMGEDFEGVLAFDEAHAMQNAAGSEQGRGVKPSQQGLAGLRLQLAAPRARIFYISATGATSVHNLAYAARLGLWGQGPEYPFPSREGFVSAMEAGGVAAMEVVARDLKTLGLYTARALSFDGVEYDVLEHALTPAQIEVYDAYAGAFRTIHHNLEAALTATGVNDASGETNASAARASAKSRFESTKQRFFNHLLMGMKAPTIIRAIKDDLAAGNACVIQVVSTGESLLKRRLEAMDPEDELVEGALTPRDYVLGYLEQAFPIHAQKLVEIDGNMVAEPLRDANGALVVSREALALRDAAMMELMTLAPIPSALDQILWAFGDEAVAEVTGRSIRPLKAEDGHLFIEKRAASSNSSETQAFMDGEKDILIFSDAGGTGRSYHAAQTAKNQKRRRHYLLEPGWRADAAIQGLGRTHRSAQVSAPFFRVCTSDVHGEKRFTSTIAKRLDQLGALTKGQRETGSQGMFREEDNLESPIARAALCGYFADLAAGRAEAMSYESFTDWTALRLIDKDGVLLEELPPIQRFLNRVLALPIHMQNALFAEFMRRIADQTERARAAGTLDLGVETLRGEKIEQVSTEDLWTCPKSGAVTRIIGLEVTDPVHVLGAEEAMSRNPDKLPMVNRASGRAALISARPMQMYDEDIVTLMRKAVRPNGSSYLEETRFESSAWEDIGRPEFAGLWDAEAASLPKTTTTKLYLLTGLLLPIWKDIPTTNERIYRVTPDGATAMIGRTLSEEGAAALRARFLVSNPQTPQEMLTAALGTTAPVDLGQGLTLTRRRVAGEMRLELGGADRGMIEGLKAMGCFTEIIAFQLRVFLPHGDGIDTLGILSRIVGTGPDATRDVTSVAAE; encoded by the coding sequence ATGTCCAAGCCCCGCTCAACGCTCCCCAATCCTGTTGAATTCGACGCTAACCTCGCCTCTGCACTGGCACAGATCTGCGCGGAGATCGCCCACCAACCCCTGCGCAGCTCAGCGCTGGCGCGCATCATGCGCGAGACGTTTCATGGCAGTGATGCCGGGGGCGCCTGGGACTGGCGCATAGCCTATGACATGATGCAGGCTGCGGCCATCCAGGTGCTGCTGGGTGGGGACGGCGCGGCAGGTGACATCGCCGCTGCAAAGCTCCTTGCCTCACGGCTTCTCACGGAAACGCGCCGGTCAGAGCAGCAGATCCGGCTGCAGCAGTTTTCCACGCCGCTGCCATTTGCGGCGCTGGTCTTGCGGGCTGCGGCGATCCGCAAGGGCGAGACCGTTCTGGAGCCCTCGGCTGGCACCGGTGCCCTGGCTGCTTTCGCTGCCCAAACCGGTGCCACGGTTGTGCTCAATGAGATCGACCCCTTTCGCCAGCGCCTCCTGCGCGCGGTTTTCGGCGGCGAGGTGACGGGCCATGACGGCGAGCATATCGACGATCTGCTGCAGTCGCCGGTTCTACCCGACGTCGTGGTGATGAACCCGCCCTTCGCCTCCTCGGTCGATCGCTCCCGAGACAAGCACATCGCCGCCAAACATCTCGTCGCGGCTGCAAAGCGTCTGGCACCAGGTGGGCGCCTGGTGGCGATCATGCCGCCGGGATTCGCGCCCGAACGCGATGCCGCGCATTGGTCACGCGCCTGCGGTCTCCTGACGCCGCGCTTGGCGTTGACGATGCCGGGGCAGGTCTACCGCAAGCTCGGCACCTCTGTCGAAACCCAGCTGATGGTCTTCGACAAGGTGCAGGAGGACGGCGAAATGATCCGCGTCCCTGTGCGGGATCTGGATGAAGCCTTGGCATATGTCGATGCCGTGGCCGCAACCCGGACGGAGATGCGCCCCGTACAACAGGCAGCGGCGATCCCTAACGGGCGGCTGACCGTTCCATCCTCTGCTCCGCGCAAGACCGCCGCTGCGCCTGTCGCCGCCTCCAAGCCTCGGGCCAATGCCGTTGTCCCGCTAACTTTCACGAGCTTTGATATCCCGCGCGACAACACGCCCATCTCGGACATCTATGCGCGCTACCGTCCGCAACGGATCGAGATCGCGGGTGCGCAGGAACATCCCACCCCGCTCGTCGAGAGCATCGCCATGGCCTCGGTTGCCCCGCCCATGCCCTCAAATACGGGTCGTGATGACTTGCGCCTGCCCGCACGGTTGGTCGAGGAGGGAGATCTCTCCGAGGCGCAGCTCGAGACCATCATCATGGCGCATGATGCCCATGGGCGCGACCTGCCCGGTCGGTTTACCATCGATGACGACCAGACCAAGCTGACGCGCGCCGATGATGACCCGGATGCACGTGCCTATCGCCTTGGCTATTTCCTCGGCGACGGCACCGGTTGCGGCAAGGGGCGCGAATGCGCGGGGCTCATCCTTGTCAACTGGCTGGCCGGGCGCAGGAAGGCGATCTGGGTCTCCAAATCCGCCACGCTCATCGAGGACGCCATCCGCGACTGGACCGATCTCGGCGGCTCGCCCGCCGACATCCAGCCGGTCTCCAAATGGAAACCGGACCAGTCCATCCCGATGGGCGACGGCATCCTATTTGTCACCTACGCCACGCTGCGGTCCGCGGGCAAATGCGGCACCACGCGACTGAGCCAGATCCTCGCCTGGATGGGCGAAGACTTTGAAGGCGTGCTGGCCTTTGATGAGGCCCATGCCATGCAGAACGCGGCAGGGTCTGAGCAGGGCAGGGGGGTCAAACCCTCCCAGCAGGGCCTTGCTGGCCTGCGGCTGCAACTGGCAGCACCCCGCGCTCGCATCTTCTATATCTCGGCCACGGGCGCCACGAGCGTGCACAACCTGGCCTATGCCGCGCGTCTCGGTCTCTGGGGACAAGGCCCCGAATACCCCTTCCCGAGCCGCGAGGGTTTCGTTTCAGCGATGGAAGCCGGCGGCGTGGCTGCCATGGAGGTGGTCGCGCGTGATCTCAAGACGCTCGGGCTTTACACAGCGCGTGCCCTCAGCTTCGACGGTGTTGAATACGATGTGCTGGAACACGCGCTGACCCCGGCCCAGATCGAGGTCTATGACGCCTACGCTGGAGCGTTTCGCACGATCCACCACAATCTCGAAGCCGCTTTGACAGCCACCGGCGTCAACGACGCCTCGGGAGAGACCAATGCCTCGGCAGCACGCGCCTCGGCCAAGTCCCGTTTCGAGAGCACGAAGCAGCGTTTCTTCAATCATCTGCTGATGGGCATGAAGGCCCCGACCATCATCCGCGCCATCAAGGACGATCTGGCGGCGGGCAATGCTTGCGTCATCCAGGTTGTCTCGACAGGCGAGAGCCTGCTGAAGCGTCGGCTTGAGGCGATGGACCCGGAGGATGAACTCGTCGAGGGTGCCTTGACGCCGCGCGACTATGTTCTGGGCTATCTCGAACAGGCCTTCCCGATCCATGCGCAAAAGCTTGTCGAGATCGACGGCAACATGGTGGCTGAACCCTTGCGCGACGCCAATGGCGCGCTGGTTGTCTCCCGCGAAGCGCTTGCCCTGCGCGATGCGGCCATGATGGAGTTGATGACGCTCGCCCCGATCCCCTCGGCGCTGGATCAGATCCTATGGGCCTTTGGCGACGAGGCCGTGGCAGAAGTCACGGGGCGGTCGATCCGGCCCCTCAAGGCCGAGGATGGTCATCTCTTCATCGAAAAGCGCGCCGCCAGCAGCAATTCCTCCGAGACCCAGGCCTTCATGGACGGCGAAAAGGATATCCTGATCTTTTCCGATGCGGGCGGCACGGGCCGGTCCTATCATGCGGCGCAAACGGCAAAGAACCAGAAACGGCGGCGGCACTATCTTCTGGAGCCCGGCTGGCGCGCCGATGCGGCCATCCAGGGGCTGGGCCGCACGCATCGCTCGGCTCAGGTCAGCGCGCCCTTCTTCCGGGTCTGCACCTCGGATGTGCATGGCGAGAAACGTTTCACCTCGACGATCGCCAAACGCCTCGACCAGCTGGGGGCCCTGACCAAGGGCCAGCGCGAGACCGGCTCGCAGGGCATGTTCCGCGAGGAGGACAATCTCGAAAGCCCGATCGCACGGGCGGCGCTGTGTGGGTATTTCGCCGATCTTGCCGCCGGGCGCGCTGAGGCGATGAGCTACGAGAGCTTCACCGACTGGACGGCCCTGCGGCTGATCGACAAGGATGGGGTGCTCCTTGAGGAGCTTCCCCCGATCCAGCGGTTTCTCAACCGGGTGCTTGCCCTGCCCATCCACATGCAGAACGCACTCTTTGCCGAGTTCATGCGCCGGATTGCTGATCAGACGGAACGTGCGCGCGCGGCGGGCACGCTCGATCTCGGCGTGGAAACCCTGCGCGGCGAAAAGATCGAACAGGTCTCCACAGAGGATCTCTGGACCTGCCCGAAATCCGGCGCCGTGACGCGGATCATCGGGCTGGAGGTGACCGACCCGGTCCACGTCCTTGGGGCCGAAGAGGCCATGTCGCGCAATCCCGACAAGCTGCCGATGGTCAACCGAGCGTCTGGCCGCGCGGCGCTCATCTCGGCGCGGCCCATGCAGATGTATGACGAGGATATCGTCACGCTCATGCGCAAGGCGGTGCGGCCCAATGGCTCCAGCTACCTCGAAGAGACGCGCTTCGAGTCCTCGGCCTGGGAAGACATCGGAAGGCCCGAGTTTGCAGGACTTTGGGATGCCGAGGCCGCATCCCTGCCAAAAACCACCACGACCAAGCTCTACCTGTTGACAGGACTGCTGTTGCCGATCTGGAAGGACATCCCGACCACCAATGAACGCATCTACAGGGTCACGCCGGACGGGGCGACAGCGATGATCGGGCGCACGCTGAGCGAAGAAGGGGCGGCCGCGCTGCGCGCCCGCTTCCTCGTCTCAAACCCGCAAACACCGCAGGAGATGTTGACCGCTGCGCTCGGCACCACGGCGCCGGTCGATCTGGGCCAGGGTCTCACCCTGACCCGTCGCCGGGTCGCAGGCGAGATGCGTCTCGAGCTGGGCGGTGCGGATCGGGGCATGATTGAAGGTCTCAAGGCCATGGGGTGTTTCACGGAGATCATCGCCTTCCAGTTGCGGGTGTTCCTGCCGCATGGGGATGGGATCGACACATTGGGCATCCTCTCCCGGATTGTTGGAACCGGACCAGACGCCACGCGGGACGTAACTTCAGTGGCAGCAGAATAG
- a CDS encoding ArdC family protein — MARSRTPKFDASEVITNEIIRIIERGVLPWRKPWTASGSSRPLRVGGEPYQGVNNFLLTMRTVMAGHSSPFWMTLPQANALDAKVRKGEKSSVVVYYGQSRKDTGGEDDRSDGDDRSEEAHIFRFQKSYRVFNACQIEGLPESFFPDPEPAPEHPPSEPIPHMQAFFDAIDITTVFTGTEAYYLPPVDKVYMPSITRFQDPRNFYGVWAHELAHATKAPHRLNRDFGFSKFGNTSYAREEIVAELTSVFLGQTLGFTAHTLEMNAAYLHNWLRVLRSDKGAIFRHAADAQRACDYLIARSETGRAGRSAEAA; from the coding sequence ATGGCCCGATCCCGCACGCCCAAATTCGATGCCTCCGAGGTCATCACAAACGAAATCATCCGTATCATTGAGCGCGGCGTCCTGCCCTGGCGAAAGCCCTGGACCGCAAGCGGCAGCTCTCGCCCACTGCGCGTGGGGGGTGAGCCCTACCAGGGGGTCAACAACTTTCTGCTGACGATGCGCACCGTGATGGCGGGCCATAGCTCGCCCTTCTGGATGACGCTGCCTCAGGCCAATGCCTTGGACGCAAAGGTCCGCAAGGGCGAGAAATCCTCTGTTGTCGTCTATTACGGCCAAAGCCGGAAAGACACGGGCGGCGAGGACGACCGCAGCGATGGCGATGATCGCTCCGAGGAAGCCCACATCTTTCGCTTTCAGAAATCCTACCGCGTGTTCAATGCCTGTCAGATCGAGGGCTTGCCCGAAAGCTTCTTCCCCGATCCTGAGCCAGCGCCCGAACACCCGCCGTCCGAGCCCATCCCACACATGCAGGCGTTTTTCGATGCCATCGACATCACGACCGTCTTCACAGGAACGGAAGCGTACTACCTGCCGCCCGTGGACAAGGTCTACATGCCGTCAATCACGCGGTTCCAGGACCCGCGCAATTTCTACGGGGTCTGGGCCCATGAGCTGGCCCATGCCACGAAAGCCCCCCATCGACTGAACCGCGATTTCGGGTTCTCGAAGTTTGGCAACACGTCCTATGCGCGCGAGGAGATCGTCGCGGAATTGACCTCGGTGTTCCTGGGTCAGACGCTCGGCTTCACGGCGCATACGCTCGAGATGAATGCCGCCTACCTGCACAACTGGTTGCGGGTCCTTCGGTCGGACAAGGGCGCGATCTTCCGGCACGCCGCGGACGCGCAGCGGGCCTGCGACTACCTGATCGCCAGATCGGAGACGGGCAGGGCAGGGCGCAGTGCCGAGGCCGCCTGA